The Ptychodera flava strain L36383 chromosome 3, AS_Pfla_20210202, whole genome shotgun sequence region attaataaaacagaacttgccaaggagaaagataaacaacaaaacaaagttagaaagagaactgaaagaattaatagaacagaacttgccaaggagaaagataaacaacaaaacaaagttagaatgaggactgaaagaattaatagaacagaacttgccaaagagaaagataaacaacaaaacaaagttagaatgagGACTGAAAGAATTAATAGAACAGAACTTGCCAAAGAAAgataacaacaaaacaaagttagaatgaggactgaaagaattaatagaacagaacttgccaaggagaaagataaacaacaaaacaaagttagaaagAGGAGTGCAAGAATTAATAGAACAGAACTTGCCAAGGAGatagataaacaacaaaacaaagttagaatgagggctgaaagaattaatagaacagaactggccaaggagaaagataatcagaaaaacaaagttagaatgagAACTGAGAGAAGCAATAGAACAGAAAACCAAAAGCATTTAGAACAGGAATGTGACAAGGCGAGAAAGAAACTAAGGAGATTTATGTGTAATAATGAAAGACAGAAATCAGTACTTGACTTTCAGTCCAATGCATCAACTTGTCATCCcgcatttgaaattattttagatGAATTTTTCCAAGCTATAAGATCAGGCCCAACATACTCATGCAATTGTTGCAATAGGTTCATGTATAAGTCTGCAGTAATTTGTTATAAGGTAGAGAATTATTCACAAACAGATACAGATGTAGTACATCAATGTGTACAAGACCATAAATCAGAAGGAAGTCTGTGGCTTTGTAAAACATGCCATCGGTCTCTACAATCAAATCGTATGCCTGCACAGGCTGTTGCAAACAACCTTGAAGTTGAGCCAATACCGAAACAGTTATCATCTCTTTGTCAGTTAGAGAGCCAGTTGATTACCAGAATTATACCATTCATGAAAATTGTTGCTTTGCCTGCCGGTGGTCAACACGGTCTCCGTGGTCAAGTTCTACTTGTACCATCTAACATACAGAAAACTGCTACAACTTTGCCGAGACAGACATCAGAATCCCAAATAATAGCTTTAAGCTTAAAACGACGGTTATCAGATAAATATTCCGTTAAAAAACAATATATACATCCTCACAATGTAAATGAAGCTTTAGAATACTTGAAAAAGAATAATCCATTGTATAAAAATGTGACTACAAACACTCAATGGACTGATAACAGTCAATTGGAAAATCCAGAATTGTGGAAAGCAACCACTGAAGCTGAATTGACAAGTATGACATGTAAGCCAAGTAACACTGATGATAAAATAAAAGCAAATGCAAGGAGTATAAATATTCAACCACAGCAGTTATCTAAACCACAAGACCATGATGCTGATATTATAGTAGATTCAGAAGAGGaagttgatgatgataatcCTGAGCATGTGAAAATGGAACTTAGTTTACAGAAAACTATTAATTCATCAACATGTCTTTACCCAAAGGAGGGTCCAAatgtcaaaacaaatcaaatattaCACCTTGCACCTGGGGAAGGACAAAGACCaacacatgtcttttatgaAAAAGACTGGGAAGCAATGACATTTCCAACACTGTTTCCATCAGGAACTAACACATTCACTGAAGAAAGACAAGTAAGACTGACAGTTAAAAAGTACATTAATGCAAGGTTACTTTCAAGTGACACACGATTTGCAGAAAGTACTGAATATACTTTTCAGTGTTTACACTGGGCAGAAATGGTTGATGTAAAGAATAGCATCACTATGCAACTCAAAAAGACAAGAATGGGGATTTAAATGTTGCAAAGTTGAAGAATCCTGACAATGTTAGattaatgttgaaaaatgatgaattatttGCATCGTTTAAAAAAATCCGTGGCACACCCCAATATTGGAAAGAGATGCAACAAGACATGATTGCAAAGATAAGACAGTTTGGACCATACACGTTTTTCTTGTCTGGCAGTGCTGCTGACTTCCATTGGCCTGAATTGGTACAAGTAATTGCAATACAGTATGGTGAGCACTTTACATTAGAGGAGATAGAGCAAATGAACTGGCAGACAAAACGCAATTGGATAGCCAGAAATCCTGTCACAGCAGCTAGACATATTGATTATATATTTGGAAAGGTATGGAGAAATATTATCTTAAGTGGTATACATCCCATTGGTCAAATTCTCAATTAtgatatcagaaaagaaatgcaaAGTAGAGGCACTGAGCATTTCCATGCTGCTGTTCATGTCCTAAATGCACCAATCCTGGATAAAAATACCGATGAAGATGTCATATCATTTATAGACAAATATATTTCATGTGCTATTCCTGACAAAGACACTGATCCAGTACTTCATGACCTAGTCATATCACGTCAAACACACCATCATACCAGAACTTGTAAAAAGAGAAAAGGCCTAGAATGTAGATTCCACTTTAAAAAACCACCATCATCAGAAACTCTTATTGCTAGAAAAGACACATCAAAGGAAGCAATTTCAGAAGCTAAACAGATTATGACTAAAGTTATGAAAACTTTAGAAAAAAGTCAACCAGAGATTACTTTGAGTGAGTTGCTCAAAGAGGCAAATGTTTCTGAAACAGACTATCATTCAGCATTGACTTTGTCACTAAAACGCACATCAGTCGTTTTGAAACGAAAGCCATCAGAGACCAGTATCAATCCATACAATCCATACATACTCAAGGCTCTACGAGCCAACATGGATATACAGTACATAACTGATGTTTGGGCCTGCATTGCATACATTACTTCATACATGTGTAAACCAGAAAGGGAAATGTCAGAGCTTATGAGAAATGCAGTCAAAGAAGCAAACACTacaacagacaaactgaaatgtATTGGCAATACTTTTTTACGGTGTCGAGAAGTGTCACAACATGAAGCAATAGCAAGGTTGGTAGGTTTACCACTGAGACAGACGAACACAACAGTTCAATATGTACCAACAGGATATGAAGCAGAAAGAACAAGAATGTTAAAGAGTGTGTCAGAACTTGATGAAATGGATGATGATAATGAAAGTGTCTATGTACCAAGCATTCTAGATAAATACGCAGCCAGGCCATACCAGTTGGATGACCTGTCTCTGGCTGAGTTTGCATCAATGTACAGTACATCATATGGACAAAAGTCTGATTTTGATGATTCTGTAGATACCACTTTTGACCACCATGATGATGCACAAAGTGCACAAAACACAAAGCCTAAATTAAGTACAAAGTTGCAGCTCCTGCAAGGGCTTGGATGGATATATAAACGACAAAAGGAAATTGTAATTCGATACTATTATGTCTCAAAGCAAAAGGATTCAGAAAAATATTACCATAGATTACTTATCTTGTACCTTCCTTGGCGAAAGGAATCACAACTTAAACTTAACAACAGCTATGAAGCAAAGTTTCTACAAGTGCATGACGCTATCCGGGATACAATAAAGAAATTTGAACCATGTAATGATGAGGTTCAAGATGCATATGAAAATGCACCAGATCCTGATGACATTGATGAAGAACTATGGGATTCAGTAGCACCACCAGAGGCTGAACAatgtagagacagacagatatctgATGATGCACAGTATGACTTATTAGACCCATCAAACCTTGATGAAGACCAAGTTTCTGTTGACCCAATCAATGTTCCCACTTCAATGAATTCTAAACGTTCACTGACATTACAGGCAAAGATACTAGCTGATGTAAAATATTACAAGATAGTGCAAAGTCTAAATGACCAACAGAGAAGGATACATGATTTCATCTTTTCATGGTGCACTTCATATAGAATATCAAGAATCCTAGGCAATTCACTACCTGATCCCTTTTATGTCTTCCTTACTGGTGGAGCAGGAGTAGGTAAAAGCCATGCAGTTCATGCCATTTTCCAAAGTACGATTCGCCAGCTACGTCGTGAGGGTGAAAGTCCAGACACACCTACTATAATTTTGACAGCATCTACAGGTAAAGCAGCTGTGAACATTGGTGGAACAACTCTACACAGTGCATTTCATATCCCTTGCAAAAAACATGGTGAATCAAGTGAATATCATAAACCAGCCGCCCAAATTTTGAACTCATTAAGAGCCAAATATGCAGCATTGAAGATAATAATAATTGATGAAATATCAATGGTTGGTGCCCAAACATTATCAACACTTAATTTGATATTACaagacatttttgaaaacaacagTCCATTTGGTGGTGTTTCTATACTGGCTGTTGGTGACTTATTACAGTTAAACCCAGTTGGTGATAGGCCAGTATTTCAGATATCAAACAAAAAGGACCTCAGCATTTTGGCAGGATCTCTATGGCAGAGACTCTTCAAAGTACATGAATTACATGAAATTGTGAGACAGCAAAGTGATCCAGAATTTGCAAATATGCTATCCAGACTACGATTAGGTCAACACACTAAAACTGATATTGAGCAATTAAAAAGTCTTGAAAGTAACTCTCATCTCCCAGCG contains the following coding sequences:
- the LOC139129267 gene encoding uncharacterized protein, giving the protein MQQDMIAKIRQFGPYTFFLSGSAADFHWPELVQVIAIQYGEHFTLEEIEQMNWQTKRNWIARNPVTAARHIDYIFGKVWRNIILSGIHPIGQILNYDIRKEMQSRGTEHFHAAVHVLNAPILDKNTDEDVISFIDKYISCAIPDKDTDPVLHDLVISRQTHHHTRTCKKRKGLECRFHFKKPPSSETLIARKDTSKEAISEAKQIMTKVMKTLEKSQPEITLSELLKEANVSETDYHSALTLSLKRTSVVLKRKPSETSINPYNPYILKALRANMDIQYITDVWACIAYITSYMCKPEREMSELMRNAVKEANTTTDKLKCIGNTFLRCREVSQHEAIARLVGLPLRQTNTTVQYVPTGYEAERTRMLKSVSELDEMDDDNESVYVPSILDKYAARPYQLDDLSLAEFASMYSTSYGQKSDFDDSVDTTFDHHDDAQSAQNTKPKLSTKLQLLQGLGWIYKRQKEIVIRYYYVSKQKDSEKYYHRLLILYLPWRKESQLKLNNSYEAKFLQVHDAIRDTIKKFEPCNDEVQDAYENAPDPDDIDEELWDSVAPPEAEQCRDRQISDDAQYDLLDPSNLDEDQVSVDPINVPTSMNSKRSLTLQAKILADVKYYKIVQSLNDQQRRIHDFIFSWCTSYRISRILGNSLPDPFYVFLTGGAGVGKSHAVHAIFQSTIRQLRREGESPDTPTIILTASTGKAAVNIGGTTLHSAFHIPCKKHGESSEYHKPAAQILNSLRAKYAALKIIIIDEISMVGAQTLSTLNLILQDIFENNSPFGGVSILAVGDLLQLNPVGDRPVFQISNKKDLSILAGSLWQRLFKVHELHEIVRQQSDPEFANMLSRLRLGQHTKTDIEQLKSLESNSHLPANCVSLFLTNREVEEYNDKQLKSLCLTVLTIPAEDTTKDLHTSRAKVIVTSKSPHETAGLRDEIKIAVGARYMHTKNTDLSDGLVNGATGEITHIEIGQRNPMKGIIYVKFDSNATGKEAKKQSKYPDSVPITAVTDTFSYSEKARSIKVERTQYPGTLAWGMTIHKAQGSTYEYMIGNMNSTCSPKPGQMYTMFSRVKSRSGLQLIGFDETKIKVNKSALSEMERLQQTMQLKYKWPIEIEFPNQHYLAIGLINIRSLKSHHLDLKTHPFTQHLDIICLTETHVTDPCPYRLPKMTVFSVPSQHGCAIYSAKPVKQNFTFAGLIETVAIITDKTLIVCLYIPPNRPWMVVKENLAQLLNECTTIMKHNNCDTIIVTGDFNIDLNNPNEKLTELIHDNNLHQLITESTHNLAGILDLVITNHNNTSHFSYPVYFTDHHFVITYLHN